One part of the Populus alba chromosome 18, ASM523922v2, whole genome shotgun sequence genome encodes these proteins:
- the LOC118034331 gene encoding calmodulin-binding protein 60 E codes for MESSRGRRVEKRGHEQGVDDEADNLPESKKAKLPALASVIVEALKVDSLQRLCSSLEPLFRRIVSEEVERALTRLGPAKLAGGSSPPKLPGPNGNNLQLHFRTRMPPHLFTGGKVEGERGATIHVVLLDASTGTVMQTGPESAAKLNVVVLEGDFNDEADEGWTAEHFESHEVKEREGKRPLLTGDLQVSLKEGVGTLGDLTFTDNSSWIRSRKFRLGVKVSPGYCEGIRVREAKTEAFAVKDHRGELYKKHYPPALQDEVWRLDRIAKDGALHKKLVMANITTVEDFLRVLFRDSQNLRNILGSGMSNRMWENTVEHAKTCILGGKLYVYYAAGTRSTGVVFNDVYEPRGLISDGQFLSLDSLDHNQKISVDSLVKRAYENWHQVVEYDGKVLNALASNKGGKGASAAPIVDNSFERNQYITSDQNKQQFIPSEPSSQYQAINNHPSVPQMIKFPSVRSDQNAAMTLNNPQAALSGATDYMSVGTPAGDTYFPGDWSRPRTGNGLEDFFTEEIRVRSSEMLESDDMQRLLKTLGMGGVGMGPGFVHPDEPCYSYSIQTYEPQMDQADAQERGKGSKAVVGWLKLKAALRWGIFVRKKAAERRAQLVELD; via the exons ATGGAAAGTTCAAGGGGCAGGAGAGTTGAGAAAAGAGGTCATGAGCAGGGTGTCGATGATGAAGCTGACAACCTGCCAGAATCAAAGAAGGCAAAATTGCCCGCCTTAGCAAG TGTAATTGTGGAGGCTTTGAAGGTGGATAGTTTGCAAAGACTTTGCTCATCTTTGGAGCCTTTGTTTCGCAGAATT GTCAGCGAAGAAGTGGAACGTGCTTTGACGAGGTTAGGCCCTGCTAAATTGGCTGGAGG GTCGTCACCACCAAAACTTCCGGGCCCAAATGGAAACAATCTACAACTTCATTTCAGAACAAGAATGCCTCCTCATCTGTTCACAGGAGGGAAAGTTGAGGGGGAGCGAGGGGCAACTATCCATGTTGTCCTGTTAGATGCAAGCACTGGAACTGTCATGCAAACTGGACCAGAATCAGCAGCCAAACTGAATGTTGTGGTTCTTGAAGGTGACTTCAATGATGAAGCTGATGAAGGTTGGACAGCAGAACATTTTGAAAGCCATGAAGTAAAGGAGCGTGAAGGTAAAAGGCCACTACTGACTGGGGATCTACAGGTCAGTCTCAAGGAAGGAGTAGGAACTCTTGGAGATCTTACTTTTACTGACAATTCTAGCTGGATAAGGAGCAGAAAGTTCAGGCTTGGTGTTAAGGTTTCTCCTGGATACTGTGAGGGGATTCGTGTTCGTGAGGCTAAGACAGAGGCATTTGCTGTTAAAGATCACCGAGGAGAAT taTACAAAAAACACTACCCACCAGCTTTACAAGATGAAGTTTGGAGATTGGACAGGATAGCAAAGGATGGAGCACTGCACAAAAAATTGGTGATGGCTAATATTACAACAGTTGAAGATTTTCTCCGTGTTCTTTTTAGGGATTCACAGAACTTAAGAAAT ATCCTTGGAAGTGGAATGTCAAATAGGATGTGGGAGAATACAGTTGAGCATGCAAAGACTTGTATCTTAGGAGGAAAGCTTTACGTTTACTATGCTGCTGGTACTCGTAGCACCGGTGTTGTTTTCAATGATGTTTATGAGCCCAGGGGCCTTATTTCTGATGGGCAGTTTCTCTCTTTGGATTCACTTGACCACAATCAAAAG ATTTCAGTGGATTCCCTGGTGAAGCGAGCATATGAGAATTGGCATCAAGTTGTGGAATATGATGGCAAAGTTCTGAACGCCCTAGCTAGCAATAAGGGTGGCAAAGGAGCATCCGCCGCACCCATAGTCGACAACAGCTTTGAGAGAAATCAGTATATAACATCTGATCAAAACAAGCAACAGTTTATCCCTTCTGAACCAAGTTCACAATACCAAGCTATAAATAACCACCCATCAGTCCCTCAGATGATTAAATTTCCATCTGTTAGGTCAGATCAGAATGCTGCAATGACCCTAAATAATCCACAAGCAGCATTATCCGGTGCCACGGATTACATGTCTGTTGGAACCCCAGCTGGGGATACTTACTTTCCCGGAGATTGGTCTCGGCCAAGGACTGGGAATGGATTAGAAGACTTTTTCACAGAAGAAATACGGGTGAGGAGTTCAGAGATGTTGGAGAGTGATGACATGCAGAGGCTGCTAAAAACACTTGGTATGGGTGGAGTTGGGATGGGACCTGGTTTTGTTCATCCTGATGAGCCTTGTTACTCTTATAGCATTCAAACATATGAGCCTCAGATGGATCAAGCAGACGCGCAGGAGCGTGGAAAGGGCTCAAAAGCTGTCGTTGGATGGCTGAAGCTGAAAGCAGCTCTACGCTGGGGGATATTTGTCAGGAAGAAAGCCGCAGAAAGAAGAGCTCAGCTTGTTGAGCTAGATTGA
- the LOC118034330 gene encoding two-component response regulator ARR12 encodes MTVEDQRGGNSVNEKMFPVGMRVLAVDDDPICLKVLENLLRKCQYEVTTTNQAVSALEMLRENRNKYDLVISDVNMPDMDGFKLLELVGLEMDLPVIMLSSHGDKEFVYKGITHGAVDYLLKPVRLEELKNIWQHVIRRKKWYPQDQNRSPNQDKGGDGAGEGEQGTSTGSADQNGKVNRKRKDQDEEEEGEGEDGNDNEESGNQKKPRVVWSVELHQKFVSAVNQLGLDKAVPKKILDLMNVDGLTRENVASHLQKFRLYLKRLSCGANQQPNMVAAFGAKDSSYLRMGSLDGFGDFRSVHGPGQLSTTSLSSYPPGSLLGRLNSPGGLTLQGIASPGLLQPGHSRSLNNPLNTLGKLQPALLQSNRGSTNIFQGISSALEPKQLQLKSMNHIGDFNHKGDATGYTLADCFPDVKVTIGSLGNTISSAANNPQMLHVNPQQNQTRRSLATQSSLSMPSLNQESFDVGVRGSSNFLDHSRCDDNWQGVVQMSTFPSNSLPLGEPFRHDPLPTSTRRDNISSTTSHIVNNPLDFSSSGSLTTPLEDSRLDMQGQADLVGNIFHNTNYTSKNRWGENSQNYNPCLNGSFGAMNSLVSGNGSMSPLSQSMDQRKRFDASVLGQSNSGTLSMFQHLEAGNSALDPTGMRIPKMRSNEDFLLEQTKSPNGFVQNNYDSLDDIVNAMIKRDQNDGVLMDGEFGFESYSPGSCI; translated from the exons ATGACTGTAGAGGACCAGAGGGGTGGTAATTCAGTTAATGAAAAAATGTTTCCTGTTGGTATGCGTGTTCTAGCTGTTGATGATGACCCAATTTGCCTCAAAGTTTTGGAGAATTTGCTTCGTAAATGCCAGTACGAGG TTACAACTACCAATCAAGCAGTCAGTGCTCTGGAAATGTTGAGAGAAAACAGAAACAAGTATGACTTGGTTATCAGTGACGTTAACATGCCAGACATGGATGGCTTTAAGCTCCTTGAACTCGTGGGGCTCGAAATGGATCTACCGGTTATCA TGTTATCATCTCATGGTGATAAAGAGTTTGTGTATAAGGGGATTACACATGGTGCTGTTGACTATTTGCTAAAACCTGTTCGATTGGAGGAGCTCAAAAACATATGGCAACATGTAATCAGGAGAAAAAAATGGTATCCCCAGGACCAGAACAGGTCACCAAATCAAGATAAGGGCGGTGATGGAGCCGGAGAGGGGGAACAAGGGACATCAACGGGTAGTGCTGATCAAAATGGAAAAGTAAACAGGAAACGCAAGGACCAAGACGAAGAGGAGGAAGGTGAGGGTGAAGATGGAAATGATAATGAAGAATCTGGGAATCAGAAGAAGCCTCGAGTTGTTTGGTCGGTGGAGCTGCATCAAAAGTTTGTCTCTGCTGTCAATCAACTGGGTCTTGACA AGGCTGTTCCAAAGAAAATACTTGACCTGATGAATGTTGATGGGCTTACAAGGGAAAATGTGGCAAGCCATTTGCAG AAATTCAGGCTTTACCTCAAAAGACTAAGTTGTGGAGCAAATCAGCAACCCAACATGGTTGCTGCATTTGGTGCTAAAGATTCATCTTACTTGAGAATGGGTTCGCTGGATGGATTTGGAGATTTTCGCTCTGTGCACGGACCGGGACAGCTTTCAACCACTTCTCTTTCATCATACCCACCCGGGAGTTTGCTTGGTAGATTGAACTCTCCTGGTGGTTTAACCTTGCAGGGAATAGCTTCTCCTGGGCTTCTCCAACCAGGTCATTCCCGATCCTTGAACAATCCTCTCAATACTCTTGGAAAGCTCCAGCCAGCTCTCTTACAATCAAACCGAGGCAGCACAAATATATTTCAAGGGATTTCATCAGCACTGGAGCCCAAGCAATTACAATTGAAGTCTATGAACCATATTGGAGACTTTAATCACAAAGGTGATGCAACAGGTTATACACTTGCAGATTGCTTCCCGGATGTCAAGGTGACTATTGGTAGCTTGGGCAATACCATATCTAGTGCCGCAAACAACCCTCAGATGCTTCATGTGAACCCACAACAAAATCAGACTAGGAGATCGTTGGCAACTCAATCTTCTCTAAGCATGCCTTCATTGAATCAGGAGTCTTTTGATGTTGGTGTCCGTGGCTCTTCAAATTTTCTGGATCATAGTAGATGTGATGATAATTGGCAGGGTGTAGTTCAAATGTCCACATTTCCTTCAAACTCTTTGCCATTGGGTGAGCCTTTCCGACATGATCCATTGCCTACAAGTACCCGGAGAGACAATATATCTTCCACCACCTCTCACATTGTTAATAACcctcttgatttttcttcatcGGGTTCTCTCACGACACCTTTAGAAGATTCCAGATTAGATATGCAAGGACAAGCAGACTTGGTTggtaatatttttcataatacaaaTTACACATCAAAGAACAGATGGGGAGAAAATAGCCAAAACTATAATCCTTGTCTAAATGGTTCGTTTGGTGCCATGAACTCCCTGGTTTCTGGAAATGGTTCCATGAGTCCATTGAGCCAGAGTATGGACCAAAGGAAAAGGTTTGATGCATCTGTGCTTGGTCAATCAAACAGTGGGACTCTATCCATGTTTCAGCATCTTGAAGCTGGGAATTCTGCTCTGGACCCAACGGGTATGAGAATACCAAAAATGAGGTCAAATGAGGATTTTCTCTTGGAGCAAACAAAGTCTCCTAATGGTTTCgttcaaaataattatgattcTTTGGATGATATAGTGAATGCAATGATCAAACGG GATCAAAATGATGGCGTCTTGATGGATGGAGAATTCGGGTTTGAATCTTACTCGCCTGGATCATGCATTTGA